The proteins below are encoded in one region of Streptomyces marianii:
- a CDS encoding carbohydrate ABC transporter permease, whose product MASPETSAGKAEGSAAPSAAGGGVRRSVTGTRGLVAAGFLLPALVLLGALVVYPIGYSAYRSFFDRSGDGFAGLGNYVEIFTDDTILTAVENNAIWVVVAPTVATALGLMFAVLTERVRWGTAFKLVVFMPMAISMLAAGIIFRLVYEQDPERGVANAVWVGVHDTFAESASFPKARPRPDHALKPAGGGAFVTEQPVRAGTPVRLPLVGVPADRMPSDARPARTAPAAADGRITGTAWLDFTRGGGGTVNAVDAGEPGLKGIAIEAVKDGRVVATASAAADGTFSLPEKADGAVLRLPGSNFREPYNGVDWLGPSLVTPAIIGSYLWMWAGFAMVLIAAGLAAVPRELLEAARVDGANEWQVFRRVTVPLLAPVLAVVMVTLMINVLKIFDLVFIIAPGSAQDDANVLALQLYRSSFGTDAHLGVGSAIAVLLLLLVIPVMAFNIRRIRRETRR is encoded by the coding sequence ATGGCGTCCCCCGAGACGTCCGCCGGCAAGGCGGAGGGCTCCGCCGCGCCCTCCGCCGCCGGGGGCGGCGTGCGCAGGAGCGTGACCGGCACCAGGGGTCTCGTCGCGGCCGGCTTCCTGCTGCCCGCGCTGGTGCTGCTCGGCGCGCTCGTGGTCTACCCGATCGGGTACTCGGCGTACCGGTCCTTCTTCGACCGGTCCGGCGACGGCTTCGCCGGTCTCGGCAACTACGTCGAGATCTTCACCGACGACACCATCCTCACCGCCGTCGAGAACAACGCGATCTGGGTGGTCGTGGCGCCGACCGTGGCGACGGCCCTCGGTCTGATGTTCGCGGTGCTGACCGAGCGGGTCCGCTGGGGCACGGCGTTCAAGCTCGTCGTCTTCATGCCGATGGCGATCTCGATGCTCGCCGCGGGCATCATCTTCCGGCTGGTGTACGAGCAGGACCCGGAGCGCGGTGTCGCCAACGCGGTGTGGGTGGGCGTGCACGACACCTTCGCCGAGTCGGCGAGCTTCCCCAAGGCCCGCCCGAGACCCGACCACGCGCTGAAGCCCGCCGGGGGCGGGGCGTTCGTCACCGAGCAGCCGGTCCGCGCGGGCACTCCGGTGCGGTTGCCGCTGGTCGGCGTCCCGGCCGACCGGATGCCGTCCGACGCCCGGCCCGCGAGGACGGCACCCGCCGCGGCCGACGGCCGGATCACCGGAACCGCCTGGCTCGACTTCACCCGGGGCGGCGGCGGCACGGTGAACGCCGTCGACGCCGGGGAACCGGGCCTGAAGGGCATCGCGATCGAGGCGGTCAAGGACGGCCGGGTCGTCGCCACCGCGTCCGCGGCGGCCGACGGTACGTTCTCGCTGCCGGAGAAGGCGGACGGCGCGGTCCTCCGGCTGCCCGGGAGCAACTTCCGGGAGCCGTACAACGGCGTGGACTGGCTGGGCCCCTCCCTCGTCACCCCGGCCATCATCGGCAGCTACCTCTGGATGTGGGCGGGCTTCGCCATGGTGCTGATCGCCGCGGGGCTGGCCGCGGTACCCCGTGAACTCCTGGAGGCGGCACGGGTGGACGGCGCCAACGAGTGGCAGGTCTTCCGGCGGGTGACCGTCCCGCTGCTCGCACCGGTCCTGGCCGTCGTCATGGTCACCCTGATGATCAACGTGCTGAAGATCTTCGACCTGGTGTTCATCATCGCGCCCGGCTCGGCGCAGGACGACGCCAACGTACTGGCGCTCCAGCTGTACCGCTCGTCGTTCGGCACGGACGCGCACCTGGGCGTCGGCAGCGCCATCGCCGTACTGCTCCTGCTGCTGGTGATCCCGGTGATGGCCTTCAACATCCGCCGGATCCGAAGGGAGACGCGCCGATGA
- a CDS encoding ABC transporter substrate-binding protein, translating to MRTTRTARTARTTRSSAVVALAALGALTLAGCGGEDGDGGADATPGSESSATVELPRLDGQKVEVAAVWTGPEQENFTKVLDEFEKRTGATVTFVPAQDPIVNFLGTKIAGGSPPDVAMLPQVGAVKQAVDQKWAKPLGPEAKAQLAENYAKGWQDLGSVDGTPYGVYFKAANKSLVWYNNAVFENAGASVPKSWKEFLTTAETISASGVTPVSVGGADGWTLTDWFENVYLSQAGPEKYDQLARHEIKWTDPSVAQALTTLGELFGKPGLIAGGASGALQTEFPKSVTQTFTGGDQPKGAMVFEGDFVTVNIAQTEAEIGTDAKVFPFPAVGDRAPVVTGGDAAVALKDTKGAQALLTFLASPDAARIWAGAGGFISPNKSLDVAAYPNDVQREIAKALIAAGDDFRFDMSDQMPQSFGGTPGKGEWKALQDFLKNPKDVAGTQARLEADAAKAYGN from the coding sequence ATGCGCACAACTCGCACAGCTCGTACGGCTCGGACGACTCGCAGCTCCGCCGTGGTGGCCCTGGCCGCACTGGGCGCACTCACCCTGGCCGGCTGCGGCGGCGAGGACGGCGACGGGGGCGCGGACGCGACCCCGGGCTCCGAGTCCTCGGCGACCGTCGAGCTGCCGAGGCTGGACGGCCAGAAGGTCGAGGTGGCGGCGGTCTGGACGGGGCCGGAGCAGGAGAACTTCACGAAGGTCCTCGACGAGTTCGAGAAGCGCACCGGGGCGACGGTCACCTTCGTACCCGCGCAGGACCCGATCGTGAACTTCCTCGGTACGAAGATCGCCGGTGGCAGCCCGCCGGACGTCGCGATGCTGCCCCAGGTCGGCGCCGTCAAGCAGGCCGTGGACCAGAAGTGGGCCAAGCCCCTGGGACCGGAGGCCAAGGCGCAGCTCGCCGAGAACTACGCCAAGGGCTGGCAGGACCTCGGTTCCGTGGACGGCACTCCGTACGGCGTGTACTTCAAGGCCGCCAACAAGTCGCTGGTCTGGTACAACAACGCGGTCTTCGAGAACGCCGGCGCCTCCGTGCCGAAGAGCTGGAAGGAATTCCTGACGACGGCCGAGACGATCTCCGCGTCCGGCGTCACCCCGGTCTCGGTGGGCGGTGCGGACGGCTGGACGCTCACCGACTGGTTCGAGAACGTGTACCTCTCCCAGGCCGGACCGGAGAAGTACGACCAGCTGGCCAGGCACGAGATCAAGTGGACCGACCCGTCCGTCGCACAGGCCCTGACGACCCTCGGTGAGTTGTTCGGCAAGCCGGGGCTGATCGCGGGCGGGGCGAGCGGCGCGCTGCAGACCGAGTTCCCCAAGTCGGTCACCCAGACCTTCACCGGCGGCGACCAGCCCAAGGGCGCGATGGTCTTCGAGGGCGACTTCGTGACCGTCAACATCGCGCAGACCGAGGCGGAGATCGGTACGGACGCCAAGGTGTTCCCGTTCCCGGCGGTCGGCGACCGGGCCCCGGTGGTGACCGGCGGTGACGCGGCGGTGGCGCTGAAGGACACCAAGGGCGCCCAGGCCCTGCTGACGTTCCTGGCATCCCCCGACGCGGCGCGGATCTGGGCCGGGGCCGGCGGCTTCATCTCGCCGAACAAGTCCCTGGACGTCGCCGCGTACCCGAACGACGTGCAGCGGGAGATCGCCAAGGCGCTCATCGCCGCCGGGGACGACTTCCGTTTCGACATGTCGGACCAGATGCCGCAGTCGTTCGGCGGAACACCCGGCAAGGGCGAGTGGAAGGCCCTCCAGGACTTCCTGAAGAACCCGAAGGACGTCGCCGGCACGCAGGCGCGGCTGGAGGCCGACGCCGCCAAGGCGTACGGGAACTGA
- a CDS encoding ABC transporter ATP-binding protein: MDDVHITYQVNGAKTGRGAATAALSRILSRRPRRDGGREVHAVKGVSFVAREGEAIGLIGSNGSGKSTLLKAIAGLLPTARGRIYTHGQPSLLGVNAALMGDLTGERNVVLGGLAMGMTRDEVHARYDEIVDFSGINDKGDFISLPMRTYSSGMAARLRFSIAAAKSHDVLLIDEALATGDAGFQRRSQQRIAELREEAGTVFLVSHSNSAITTTCDRALWLESGTLRMDGPAKEVVAAYEAFTRKK; encoded by the coding sequence GTGGACGACGTCCACATCACGTACCAGGTCAACGGCGCGAAGACCGGCCGCGGGGCCGCCACCGCCGCGCTGAGCCGCATCCTCTCCCGCCGCCCCCGCCGGGACGGCGGCCGCGAGGTCCACGCCGTCAAGGGCGTCAGCTTCGTCGCCCGCGAGGGCGAGGCGATCGGGCTGATCGGCTCCAACGGCTCGGGCAAGTCCACCCTGCTGAAGGCGATCGCCGGTCTGCTGCCCACGGCCCGGGGCCGGATCTACACCCATGGCCAGCCGTCGCTGCTCGGGGTCAACGCGGCCCTGATGGGCGATCTGACCGGTGAGCGCAACGTCGTCCTCGGCGGCCTCGCGATGGGCATGACGCGCGACGAGGTCCACGCCCGCTACGACGAGATCGTGGACTTCTCGGGGATCAACGACAAGGGCGACTTCATCTCACTGCCGATGCGGACGTACTCCTCGGGCATGGCCGCCCGGCTGCGTTTCTCCATCGCCGCCGCCAAGAGCCATGACGTGCTGCTGATCGACGAGGCGCTGGCCACGGGTGACGCCGGATTCCAGCGGCGGAGCCAGCAACGTATCGCCGAACTGCGCGAGGAGGCCGGCACGGTGTTCCTCGTCAGCCACAGCAACTCCGCGATCACCACCACCTGCGACCGGGCGCTGTGGCTGGAGTCCGGGACGCTGCGGATGGACGGCCCGGCGAAGGAGGTCGTCGCGGCGTACGAGGCCTTCACCAGGAAGAAGTAG
- a CDS encoding carbohydrate ABC transporter permease — translation MSTDRPTRTDSAGTSVSAGPAASSGPGAGTGPVRSRPSLASRIAARTGGGVLRVVLVLVGLLWLLPTVGLLLSSLRSPADISASGWWEVFTAPAQLTTENYARLLRNETITDSLLSTIAITVPATVLVVVIGSLAGYAFAWMDFPGRDWWFLAVVGLLVVPVQVALVPVSKLFGTIGIFETTTGVVLFHVAFGLPFAIFLLRNFFAEIPRELLEAARLDGAGEIRLFTRVVLPLGGPAIASLGIFQFLWVWNDMLVALIFADSESPPITVALQQQVRQFGNNIDVLAPGAFVSMLIPLAVFFAFQRQFVSGVMAGAVK, via the coding sequence ATGAGCACCGACAGGCCGACGCGCACCGACAGCGCGGGCACCTCCGTCAGCGCCGGTCCCGCCGCGTCCTCCGGCCCCGGCGCCGGTACCGGCCCCGTCCGGTCCAGGCCGTCGCTCGCCTCGCGCATCGCCGCCCGCACAGGCGGCGGGGTGCTGCGGGTCGTCCTCGTCCTGGTGGGTCTGCTCTGGCTGCTGCCGACCGTGGGACTGCTGCTCTCCTCGCTGCGTTCGCCCGCCGACATCAGCGCGAGCGGCTGGTGGGAGGTGTTCACGGCGCCGGCGCAGCTGACCACCGAGAACTACGCGCGGTTGCTGCGGAACGAGACCATCACCGACTCACTGCTCTCCACGATCGCGATCACCGTGCCCGCGACGGTGCTGGTGGTGGTGATCGGGTCGCTCGCCGGATACGCGTTCGCCTGGATGGACTTCCCGGGACGCGACTGGTGGTTCCTCGCCGTGGTCGGGCTGCTCGTCGTCCCCGTGCAGGTGGCGCTCGTGCCCGTGTCGAAGCTGTTCGGCACGATCGGCATCTTCGAGACGACGACGGGTGTGGTGCTCTTCCACGTCGCCTTCGGACTCCCTTTCGCGATCTTCCTGCTGAGGAACTTCTTCGCGGAGATCCCCAGGGAGCTGCTGGAGGCGGCGCGGCTGGACGGCGCCGGCGAGATCCGGCTGTTCACCCGGGTCGTCCTGCCGCTCGGCGGGCCGGCGATCGCGTCGCTGGGCATCTTCCAGTTCCTCTGGGTGTGGAACGACATGCTGGTCGCGCTGATCTTCGCCGACTCCGAGTCGCCGCCGATCACGGTGGCGCTCCAGCAGCAGGTACGGCAGTTCGGCAACAACATCGACGTCCTGGCGCCGGGGGCGTTCGTGTCGATGCTCATCCCGCTCGCGGTGTTCTTCGCCTTCCAGCGCCAGTTCGTCTCCGGGGTGATGGCGGGCGCGGTGAAGTGA
- a CDS encoding TetR/AcrR family transcriptional regulator codes for MTTDPRTRRAPAGAAVLREDVTEAIRAAVFEELATVGFARMSIEGIARRAGVGKTAVYRRWKSKLSLVLDLVSAFAAQGLPAPATGSLYGDVRALLEVASHALRHPVASRVIPDLLVEAARNPEIADTIRAALFDSQQGVAAVVVRDAVARGELPETADADRALDLILGPLYWRLVVVRGDLPKGYLDDLAASVVAALTRG; via the coding sequence ATGACCACGGACCCCCGCACCCGACGCGCGCCCGCGGGAGCCGCAGTGCTCCGGGAGGACGTGACCGAGGCGATCCGCGCCGCCGTCTTCGAGGAACTCGCCACGGTCGGCTTCGCCCGGATGTCGATCGAGGGCATCGCCCGCCGGGCGGGCGTCGGCAAGACCGCCGTCTACCGGCGCTGGAAGTCCAAGCTCTCCCTCGTCCTCGACCTGGTCTCGGCCTTCGCCGCGCAGGGCCTCCCCGCCCCGGCGACCGGCTCGCTCTACGGGGACGTCCGCGCGCTCCTCGAGGTGGCCTCGCACGCGCTGCGCCATCCTGTCGCCTCCCGGGTCATCCCGGACCTGCTGGTCGAGGCCGCCCGCAACCCGGAGATCGCCGACACCATCAGGGCCGCCCTGTTCGACAGCCAGCAGGGCGTCGCCGCGGTCGTCGTCCGGGACGCGGTGGCCAGGGGTGAGCTCCCGGAGACGGCCGACGCCGACCGCGCACTGGACCTGATCCTCGGCCCGTTGTACTGGCGGCTCGTGGTCGTGCGCGGCGATCTGCCCAAGGGGTACCTGGACGACCTGGCCGCATCGGTGGTCGCGGCGCTCACCCGCGGCTGA
- a CDS encoding class I SAM-dependent methyltransferase yields the protein MSQTSAQVQFPDRSTTPGGDELPRPARLDDVKGWFRPVDQLLFDWFLGHQRDHGHAGDLLELGAYLGKSAIFMGSYLRPGEEFTVCDLWDSPAPDASNSAEMDRSYATLTRRAFEANYLSFHDELPHLVQAPTSVITSRVRAAGCRFVHIDASHLYEHVHGDIRAAERLLTPEGVVVFDDFRAEHCPGVAAAVWGAVATAGLTPLCITGTKLYGTWGDPARVRAELLGWLRTRTDLWHGVEEVAGAPLIRIDGRRAEAPEHPRSRHRAEPVTDGAGADRSAPAPAAGPAPAPPHRRTGTPRVRRLVRDLLPPLLTRALVRTFRRST from the coding sequence ATGTCCCAGACGAGCGCACAGGTGCAGTTCCCCGACCGGTCCACGACGCCCGGCGGGGACGAACTGCCCCGGCCCGCCCGGCTCGACGATGTGAAGGGGTGGTTCCGGCCGGTCGACCAGCTGCTGTTCGACTGGTTCCTGGGCCATCAGCGGGACCACGGGCACGCGGGCGATCTGCTGGAGCTCGGGGCCTACCTGGGCAAGAGCGCGATCTTCATGGGTTCGTACCTGCGGCCCGGCGAGGAGTTCACGGTCTGCGACCTCTGGGACTCTCCGGCGCCGGACGCGTCCAACAGCGCCGAGATGGACCGCTCGTACGCCACGCTCACCCGTCGCGCCTTCGAGGCCAACTACCTGTCCTTCCACGACGAGCTGCCGCACCTCGTCCAGGCACCGACCTCGGTGATCACCTCCCGGGTCCGCGCGGCCGGCTGCCGCTTCGTCCACATCGACGCCTCACACCTGTACGAGCACGTCCACGGCGACATCCGGGCCGCCGAACGGCTCCTCACCCCCGAGGGCGTCGTCGTCTTCGACGACTTCCGGGCCGAGCACTGTCCCGGGGTCGCCGCCGCCGTCTGGGGTGCGGTGGCGACCGCCGGGCTCACACCGCTGTGCATCACCGGGACCAAGCTGTACGGCACCTGGGGAGACCCCGCGCGGGTACGCGCGGAACTGCTCGGCTGGCTGCGGACCCGTACGGACCTGTGGCACGGGGTCGAGGAGGTCGCCGGCGCTCCGCTGATCCGCATCGACGGCCGCAGGGCCGAGGCCCCGGAGCACCCGCGCTCGCGCCACAGGGCGGAGCCGGTCACCGACGGCGCGGGGGCGGACCGCTCGGCGCCCGCCCCGGCCGCGGGCCCGGCACCCGCTCCGCCGCACCGCCGGACCGGGACGCCGCGCGTCCGCAGGCTGGTCCGCGACCTGCTTCCGCCACTGCTGACCCGCGCGCTGGTGCGGACCTTCCGCCGGAGCACGTAG
- a CDS encoding glycosyltransferase yields the protein MSSSSNAGIPAVPEDPDGTDAPDVTVVVAVREADRRGIGRCLESLAGQTIDATRIEVLVADGAPRPTEGGPRPSPTCVRRLPGDVEPGSPADGVHWLPAAEPPQDAPPAPSSSRPSSSRPSASPYGGGPTPSSGRLRAPSDATRSRAEPLSVERTGTLNQALARARGRYLFFLDAGELLGREALSRLVDAADDHGADVVCARVAGSGSGSGVFARTRHRVPLDEPGLPWELSTAKLFRREPLLRHGLRFAEDVPAGLAEQAFTLEALFRSRGVAVLADYDFRFAGVPGPRPGRRPGPEGSNSQVALTAAAGEPGGLEDLLRGTAAAMAVTARFTGPGPLGDGFHLRHFAHEGEVLTGPALLKAPEPVRRRVFAGVRRLVADHLGDAVLAGLRPGLRLRLSYVRAGDEAGLLSVLRYEAAHGVPPLRTDLVSADWRRTGTARHTLVVTARTPLPHLGALGVRPVRLTGSPEAGRILLRAASDGAGTEIEVRIPAEAFPPGLTRIGLSTVLPGTGHMAAVAPGTAARQAHGLRGLRPYRLDVCPDGADGLVVTVVPVGPRRAGRSQESPFRLVGRSPGPARYS from the coding sequence ATGAGCTCATCGAGCAACGCCGGCATCCCGGCCGTTCCCGAAGACCCGGACGGTACGGATGCACCCGACGTCACCGTCGTCGTCGCGGTCCGCGAGGCAGACCGTCGGGGTATCGGCCGGTGTCTGGAATCCCTCGCGGGCCAGACCATCGATGCGACCCGGATCGAGGTACTGGTCGCGGACGGGGCGCCGCGCCCCACGGAAGGTGGGCCACGGCCGTCGCCGACCTGCGTGCGCCGGTTGCCGGGGGACGTCGAGCCCGGTTCGCCGGCGGACGGTGTGCACTGGTTGCCGGCGGCGGAGCCGCCGCAGGACGCACCCCCGGCTCCGTCCTCGTCACGGCCGTCCTCGTCACGGCCGTCGGCGTCGCCGTACGGCGGAGGGCCGACGCCGTCGAGCGGTCGGCTCCGGGCACCCTCCGACGCCACCCGGTCGCGGGCGGAACCCCTCAGCGTCGAGCGCACCGGCACGCTCAACCAGGCCCTGGCACGCGCCCGCGGCCGATATCTGTTCTTCCTCGACGCGGGCGAACTCCTCGGCCGGGAAGCCCTCTCCAGGCTGGTCGACGCGGCGGACGACCACGGAGCCGACGTCGTCTGCGCCAGGGTCGCGGGCTCGGGCTCGGGCTCGGGAGTATTCGCCCGTACCCGGCACCGCGTCCCCCTCGACGAGCCCGGGCTGCCGTGGGAGCTGTCCACTGCCAAGTTGTTCCGCCGGGAGCCGCTGCTGCGCCACGGGCTGCGGTTCGCCGAGGACGTGCCGGCCGGTCTCGCCGAGCAGGCGTTCACCCTCGAAGCGCTCTTCCGGTCGCGCGGCGTCGCCGTGCTGGCCGACTACGACTTCCGCTTCGCCGGTGTCCCCGGCCCGCGCCCCGGCCGCCGCCCCGGTCCTGAGGGGAGCAACTCCCAGGTGGCCCTGACCGCCGCCGCCGGGGAACCGGGCGGCCTGGAGGACCTGCTGCGCGGGACGGCCGCGGCGATGGCCGTCACCGCGCGCTTCACCGGGCCAGGCCCCCTCGGCGACGGCTTCCACCTGCGGCACTTCGCCCACGAGGGCGAGGTGCTGACCGGTCCCGCCCTCCTCAAGGCGCCGGAACCGGTGCGCCGCCGGGTGTTCGCCGGGGTCCGCCGGCTGGTCGCCGACCATCTCGGGGACGCGGTGCTGGCCGGGCTGCGGCCGGGACTCCGGCTCCGGCTCTCGTACGTGCGCGCCGGTGACGAGGCCGGGCTGCTCTCGGTGCTCCGCTACGAAGCGGCGCACGGCGTACCACCCCTGCGCACCGACCTCGTCTCCGCGGACTGGCGGCGCACCGGCACCGCCCGTCACACCCTCGTCGTCACCGCCCGTACTCCGCTGCCGCACCTCGGGGCCCTCGGCGTGCGCCCGGTCCGGCTCACCGGCAGCCCGGAGGCCGGCCGCATCCTGTTGCGGGCGGCCTCCGACGGAGCCGGTACGGAGATCGAGGTGCGGATCCCCGCCGAGGCTTTCCCGCCGGGCCTTACCCGGATCGGGCTGAGCACGGTGCTGCCGGGAACCGGGCACATGGCCGCCGTGGCGCCCGGAACCGCGGCCCGGCAGGCCCATGGTCTGCGGGGGTTGCGTCCGTACCGGCTGGACGTGTGCCCCGACGGCGCCGACGGACTCGTGGTCACCGTGGTCCCGGTCGGACCGCGCCGCGCCGGGCGCTCCCAGGAGTCGCCGTTCCGCCTCGTCGGCCGGTCTCCCGGGCCTGCGCGATACTCCTGA
- a CDS encoding ABC transporter permease codes for MSSQTTTPPQAPPAESPSLGELAARHGLTASGARPPLGTYIARLWTRRHFITAFATARLTAQYSQAKLGQVWQLMTPLLNATVYYFVFGVLMDTGKHVPDFVPFLVTGVFIWTFTANSITVGTRAISGNIGLVRALHFPRAALPIGLALQQLQQLLFSMGALAVILMCFGEFPTSSWLLAVPALALQAVFSTGVAMVVARLAARTPDIAQLMPFLLRTWMYVSGVMWSIPAVLKHMELPEAVVLALRCNPVAVYIDLVRFALIDSYTKAQLPPHVWALALGWAVLLGVGGFVYFWKAEEQYGRG; via the coding sequence GTGAGCAGCCAGACGACCACCCCGCCGCAGGCGCCACCGGCGGAATCCCCCAGCCTCGGCGAACTCGCCGCCCGGCACGGGCTGACCGCGAGCGGCGCGCGACCGCCGCTCGGCACGTACATCGCCCGGCTGTGGACCCGGCGGCACTTCATCACCGCCTTCGCCACCGCGCGGCTCACCGCCCAGTACAGCCAGGCGAAGCTCGGTCAGGTCTGGCAGCTGATGACCCCGCTGCTCAACGCGACCGTCTACTACTTCGTCTTCGGCGTCCTCATGGACACCGGGAAGCACGTCCCGGACTTCGTGCCGTTCCTGGTGACGGGCGTGTTCATCTGGACCTTCACCGCCAACTCCATCACCGTGGGCACCCGCGCCATCTCGGGCAACATCGGCCTCGTGAGGGCCCTGCACTTTCCCCGCGCCGCACTCCCCATCGGGCTCGCCCTGCAGCAGCTTCAGCAGCTGCTGTTCTCCATGGGCGCCCTGGCGGTGATCCTGATGTGCTTCGGCGAGTTCCCGACGTCGTCCTGGCTGCTGGCCGTGCCCGCCCTCGCGCTCCAGGCCGTCTTCAGCACCGGTGTCGCGATGGTCGTCGCCCGCCTCGCGGCCCGCACCCCGGACATCGCCCAGTTGATGCCGTTCCTGCTGCGCACCTGGATGTACGTGTCCGGCGTGATGTGGAGCATCCCCGCAGTTCTCAAGCACATGGAGTTGCCCGAGGCGGTGGTCCTGGCCCTGCGGTGCAACCCCGTGGCCGTCTACATCGACCTCGTGCGCTTCGCGCTCATCGACAGCTACACCAAGGCCCAGTTGCCGCCGCACGTCTGGGCACTCGCCCTCGGCTGGGCCGTGCTCCTCGGAGTGGGCGGCTTCGTGTACTTCTGGAAAGCGGAGGAGCAGTACGGCCGTGGCTGA